One segment of Coffea arabica cultivar ET-39 chromosome 7c, Coffea Arabica ET-39 HiFi, whole genome shotgun sequence DNA contains the following:
- the LOC113699950 gene encoding protein SENSITIVE TO PROTON RHIZOTOXICITY 1-like, with amino-acid sequence MSFLGNLPSSAKPPGGAAPYPGGADPSVALLNLSTVQARMDNLQKFLSDSVNSKTLIGQDHMDMVSTEITSAIRQIIVNGAALLACTQSTQATSLPQASDVEEKKVEKKMRFDTAKDTVVGNQLVDPKIEVAEDEESDDYEILELDAVELLAEHIHFCEICGKGFKRDANLRMHMRAHGNQFKTVEALAKPARCGESGGGAEKDMIRKTRFSCPYVGCNRNKQHKKFRPLKSAICVKNHFKRSHCPKMYSCNRCNKKSFSVVADLKSHLKHCGETKWKCSCGTSFSRKDKLFGHMALFEGHMPAVVEEEEAVDKGKRVVVMVEDEEEEESSPGTKEMKMDMDMEMDMDGNGSPISDGFFDGLTLDGFGSLENYCFQDLLSPPVSAAANSSGMDSFFNF; translated from the coding sequence ATGTCATTTCTCGGTAACTTGCCGTCCTCCGCCAAGCCACCCGGAGGCGCCGCCCCTTACCCAGGCGGCGCTGACCCATCAGTCGCGTTACTGAACCTCTCCACCGTCCAAGCCCGGATGGACAATCTCCAGAAATTCCTGTCTGATTCAGTCAACAGCAAAACTTTAATTGGTCAAGACCATATGGACATGGTCTCCACCGAAATCACCTCCGCCATCCGCCAGATCATAGTCAACGGCGCTGCTCTTCTGGCTTGCACTCAATCTACCCAGGCAACTTCGCTGCCACAAGCATCTGATGTTGAGGAGAAGAAGGTTGAGAAGAAAATGAGGTTTGACACAGCTAAGGATACTGTGGTGGGGAATCAGTTGGTTGACCCGAAGATTGAGGTGGCGGAGGATGAAGAAAGCGATGATTATGAAATCTTGGAGCTCGATGCTGTAGAGCTTTTAGCTGAGCATATCCATTTTTGTGAGATTTGTGGTAAAGGGTTTAAGAGGGATGCTAATTTGAGGATGCATATGAGGGCTCATGGGAATCAGTTCAAGACGGTTGAAGCATTAGCAAAGCCAGCGAGGTGTGGTGAATCTGGAGGAGGAGCGGAGAAAGACATGATTAGGAAGACGAGATTTTCATGCCCGTATGTGGGATGTAACAGGAATAAGCAGCATAAGAAGTTTAGGCCGTTGAAATCTGCGATTTGTGTGAAGAATCATTTCAAGAGAAGTCATTGTCCCAAGATGTATTCGTGTAATAGGTGTAATAAGAAGAGCTTTTCTGTTGTGGCGGATTTGAAGAGCCATTTGAAGCATTGTGGGGAGACCAAGTGGAAGTGTTCTTGCGGGACGAGTTTTTCGCGAAAGGATAAGTTGTTTGGGCATATGGCCTTGTTTGAAGGGCATATGCCCGcggtggtggaggaggaggaggcagTAGACAAGGGAAAACGTGTGGTTGTGATGGTGGAGgatgaggaagaggaggaaTCCAGTCCAGGAACGAAGGAAATGAAAATGGACATGGACATGGAAATGGATATGGATGGGAATGGATCACCAATCAGTGATGGGTTTTTCGATGGACTAACGCTTGATGGATTCGGTTCCCTTGAGAATTATTGCTTCCAAGATCTGCTGAGTCCTCCAGTTTCTGCGGCTGCTAACAGCTCTGGGATGGATAGTTTCTTTAACTTTTGA